AGAGCCTTTACAGCTTCTTGTTGCATCGAACTTTCAATTTCTCGTCTTTCTCGATTGAGACTATCGAGCTGCACCGCTATCTGTCTGGCTCTGCCTGAGTCATCAGTCAATAAGCATTCTATCCCCAAAGACATATCATCTAAACGCCCAGCAGCATTAAGTCTTGGCCCCACGACAAAACCTAAATCAGAGGCCACCAGACGACTTTTGTCTTTGCCCGCGACTTCTAAAATAGCTTGGATCCCAGGTCGACATTTATCACTACGGATACGCTGTAATCCTTGATGCACTAAGATACGATTATTTTCATCAAGGGGCACCACATCGGCCACTGTGCCTAAAGAGACTAAATCTAAAAGATCAGCTAAGTTAGGCATCGGAATTTGTTTGTTTACAAACCAAGCATTGGCTTTTAATTTGGCTCTTAAAGCCAGCATTAAATAGAATGCCACTCCAACACCGGCTAAATTTTTCGATAAAAAATCACAACCCGGTTGATTAGGATTCACAATAGCATCAGCGTTAGGCAAAGTTTCAGCGGCTAAATGATGATCGGTAATAATTACTGTCATTCCCAAAGCCTTAGCTTTTTCAACACCAGCAAAACAACTAATTCCATTGTCGACAGTCACTAAAACTTCAGACTGTTGTGACGCGGCCACTTCGACAATTTCAGGGCTTAAACCATAACCAAAATCGAATCGGTTAGGCACCAAAAAATCACAATTATTGGCCCCCATACCACGTAACGCCAAAATACTCAGTGCTGTGCTGGTAGCGCCATCAGCATCAAAGTCGCCCACTATCATTATTTTTTTGTTTTCAGCTATGGCTTGACATAATAATTCAACAGCTTGGTCGATGCCGCTCAACAATTGATAATGCAATAATGCTTGGGCACTACGACTCAATTGTTCGGCGTTTTCTACGCCTCTGTCGGCATATATTTGTCTTAATCTTGGGTGAATTGAATGAGGTAGATGGTCGGCATTTTTGTGGATTCTGCGGCTAATTTGCACAGCTGGCA
The sequence above is a segment of the Paraglaciecola sp. L3A3 genome. Coding sequences within it:
- the recJ gene encoding single-stranded-DNA-specific exonuclease RecJ, encoding MQISRRIHKNADHLPHSIHPRLRQIYADRGVENAEQLSRSAQALLHYQLLSGIDQAVELLCQAIAENKKIMIVGDFDADGATSTALSILALRGMGANNCDFLVPNRFDFGYGLSPEIVEVAASQQSEVLVTVDNGISCFAGVEKAKALGMTVIITDHHLAAETLPNADAIVNPNQPGCDFLSKNLAGVGVAFYLMLALRAKLKANAWFVNKQIPMPNLADLLDLVSLGTVADVVPLDENNRILVHQGLQRIRSDKCRPGIQAILEVAGKDKSRLVASDLGFVVGPRLNAAGRLDDMSLGIECLLTDDSGRARQIAVQLDSLNRERREIESSMQQEAVKALDSLNIESANLPYGLVLYQADYHQGVIGILAGRIKDKYHRPTIAFAHQDDETLKGSARSIPGLHIRDLLEELNSRYPDVIGKFGGHAMAAGLSLPLKNLEAFQRVFNQIAEESLRDKPLAGELISDGELQAADFTLAFAQTLKSAGPWGQGFPEPLFDGDFQLMEQKIVGVKHLKMMVKHPSGLLFDAIAFNIDPDIWPNPRCSTVNLAYKLDINEFRGRTNLQLMVEGLIPV